Proteins encoded by one window of Candidatus Zixiibacteriota bacterium:
- the purF gene encoding amidophosphoribosyltransferase — MGVYGHPEAANMVYLGLYALQHRGQESSGIVSSDGKILISHRQMGLVADAFNEEIIKRLEGASAIGHNRYSTQGQSHLKNAQPFVVEYSQGPIAISHNGNLVNGAVLREELEQFGSIFQSTTDTEVIIHLIATSKEATLMGRIIEALSRVRGAYSLLFLTPDRMIAARDPMGFRPLVLGMFPPARHHGAYVVASETCAFDLIGAEYLREVEPGEILTFGPTGMESLKPFPPAPQAKCIFEYIYFARPDSNLFGQNVYQVRKALGRQLARETHVDADLVTPVPDSGVPAAIGYAEESGLPLEFGLIRNHYVGRTFIEPQQSIRHFGVKIKLNAQKEVLRGKRVVVVDDSIVRGTTSQKIVRMLRDAGAREVHMRISSPPTVSPCYYGIDTPTRSELIASSNAVEEIRRFVEADTLAYLSREGMYAFAGGRREGFCDACFSGNYPVHFEDEGHTRQLHLFDALNR; from the coding sequence ATGGGCGTTTACGGCCATCCCGAGGCGGCCAACATGGTCTACCTCGGCCTCTACGCGCTTCAGCACCGCGGCCAGGAGTCGAGCGGCATCGTTTCCTCCGACGGCAAGATCCTCATCTCGCACCGCCAGATGGGGCTTGTGGCCGACGCGTTCAACGAGGAGATCATCAAGCGCCTGGAAGGGGCGAGCGCGATCGGCCACAACCGCTATTCGACCCAGGGACAGAGCCATCTGAAGAACGCGCAGCCGTTCGTGGTCGAGTACTCGCAGGGCCCGATCGCCATCTCGCACAACGGCAATCTGGTCAACGGCGCCGTCCTGCGCGAGGAGCTGGAGCAGTTCGGCTCCATTTTCCAGTCGACCACGGACACCGAGGTCATCATCCACCTGATCGCCACCTCGAAAGAAGCGACGCTCATGGGACGGATCATCGAGGCGCTCAGCCGCGTGCGCGGAGCCTATTCGCTCCTCTTTCTCACCCCGGACCGGATGATCGCGGCGCGGGACCCGATGGGATTCCGTCCGCTGGTGCTGGGGATGTTTCCGCCCGCCAGGCACCACGGAGCATACGTCGTCGCCTCGGAAACCTGCGCCTTCGATCTGATCGGCGCCGAGTATCTGCGCGAGGTGGAGCCGGGCGAGATCCTCACCTTCGGCCCGACGGGCATGGAGTCCCTCAAGCCGTTCCCGCCGGCCCCGCAGGCGAAGTGCATCTTCGAGTACATCTACTTCGCCCGGCCGGACAGTAATCTCTTCGGACAGAACGTCTACCAGGTGCGCAAGGCGCTCGGGCGACAGCTGGCGCGCGAGACCCACGTGGATGCCGACCTGGTGACGCCGGTGCCCGACTCCGGGGTGCCGGCGGCCATCGGCTACGCGGAGGAGTCGGGGCTGCCGCTCGAGTTCGGGCTGATCCGCAATCACTACGTCGGCCGAACCTTCATCGAGCCCCAGCAATCGATCCGCCATTTCGGCGTCAAGATCAAGCTGAACGCGCAGAAGGAGGTGTTGCGGGGCAAGCGGGTGGTGGTCGTCGACGACTCGATCGTACGGGGCACCACCAGCCAGAAGATCGTCCGCATGCTGCGGGATGCAGGCGCGAGAGAGGTCCACATGCGCATCAGCTCGCCGCCGACCGTGAGCCCGTGCTACTACGGGATCGACACACCGACACGCAGCGAGCTGATCGCGTCCTCCAACGCGGTGGAGGAGATCCGCCGTTTCGTCGAAGCCGATACCCTGGCTTATCTCAGCCGGGAGGGGATGTACGCATTTGCCGGCGGCCGGCGCGAGGGTTTCTGCGACGCCTGCTTTTCAGGGAACTATCCGGTGCACTTCGAGGACGAGGGTCACACCAGACAGCTCCACCTGTTCGACGCTTTGAATCGTTGA
- a CDS encoding SWIB/MDM2 domain-containing protein → MATAKKRKPNAAFMRPVQPDAALSAVVGSKPIPRTEVTKKLWAYIKRNGLQDKKKKTMINADDKLRPIFGGKKSVTMFEMTKLVSKHVK, encoded by the coding sequence ATGGCAACAGCGAAGAAGCGAAAACCGAACGCCGCATTTATGAGGCCGGTACAGCCCGACGCGGCTCTGAGCGCGGTCGTCGGCAGCAAACCGATTCCGCGCACGGAAGTCACGAAAAAGCTCTGGGCCTACATCAAGCGGAACGGCCTCCAGGACAAGAAGAAAAAGACGATGATCAACGCCGACGACAAGCTGAGACCGATTTTCGGCGGGAAGAAATCGGTCACGATGTTCGAAATGACCAAGCTGGTCAGCAAGCACGTAAAGTAG
- the purL gene encoding phosphoribosylformylglycinamidine synthase subunit PurL — protein sequence MTREPRVTRELAASHGLTDQEYAKIVELLGREPNYTELGVFSVMWSEHCSYKSSKVHLKELPTSGRQVLQGPGENAGIVDIGDGLAVAFKMESHNHPSFIEPYQGAATGVGGILRDIFTMGARPIASLNSLRFGSIDHPRTRYLLSGVVAGIGGYGNCVGVPTVGGEVYFEECYNANILVNAFSLGILKKRRIFTGTARGSGNPVIYVGSKTGRDGIHGATMASEAFSEEKEQRRPTVQVGDPFTEKLLLEACLELMETDCIVGIQDMGAAGLTSSSVEMAARGGSGIEIELSRVPTREPGMTPYEILLSESQERMLLVAKKGTEDEVKRIFDKWDLDAVVIGSVTDDQLFRAFFNGTEVARIPVSALTRDAPVYRRPAQRPKGQDELQQLDLAAIEEPRDLGATLKLLLGSPNLASKEWVYRQYDHFVRSNTVIAPGADAAVIRIKGTRKGIALTVDGNGRYCFLDPYVGGALAVAEAARNLACVGARPIGLTDCLNFGSPENPAVMWQFAEVIRGMRDACIALDIPVVSGNVSFYNETDGIPIYPTPTVGMVGLLSEVTRAVTPWFKGAGDTVVLLGRTREELGGSEYLKVAHGMTRGTPPWIDFKFERAVHECCVEAIERGILRSAHDISDGGLAVALAECCIAGPGKALGARIDMREMMRGDALLFSESQARIIVSLQERDLPQLQDIASRLNVPLQVLGVVGGARLAIQPLLQLPVDELRAVWANGLAGRLK from the coding sequence ATGACGCGGGAGCCCAGGGTCACCCGGGAGCTGGCGGCGAGTCACGGTCTCACCGACCAGGAATACGCGAAGATCGTCGAGCTGCTGGGCCGCGAGCCCAACTACACGGAGCTCGGCGTCTTCTCGGTGATGTGGTCGGAGCACTGCAGCTACAAGAGCTCCAAGGTCCACCTCAAGGAGCTGCCGACCAGCGGACGCCAGGTCCTGCAGGGACCCGGCGAAAACGCCGGAATCGTCGACATCGGTGACGGCCTCGCCGTGGCCTTCAAGATGGAGAGCCATAACCACCCGTCGTTCATCGAGCCGTACCAGGGAGCGGCCACCGGGGTGGGCGGCATCTTGCGGGACATCTTTACCATGGGAGCGCGGCCGATCGCGTCGCTGAACTCGCTCCGGTTCGGCAGCATCGATCACCCGCGGACGCGCTACCTGCTCTCCGGCGTCGTCGCCGGAATCGGCGGCTACGGCAACTGCGTCGGCGTTCCGACGGTGGGGGGCGAGGTCTACTTCGAAGAGTGCTACAACGCCAACATCCTGGTCAACGCCTTCTCGCTGGGGATTTTGAAAAAGCGGCGGATCTTCACCGGAACAGCCAGGGGCTCGGGCAACCCGGTCATTTACGTCGGTTCCAAGACCGGCCGCGACGGCATCCACGGCGCAACCATGGCTTCGGAGGCCTTTTCCGAGGAAAAGGAACAGCGCCGGCCCACGGTCCAGGTCGGCGATCCGTTCACCGAAAAGCTGCTGCTCGAAGCCTGTCTCGAGCTGATGGAAACCGACTGCATCGTCGGCATTCAGGACATGGGCGCCGCCGGGCTCACCAGTTCCTCGGTGGAGATGGCGGCGCGGGGTGGGAGCGGCATCGAGATCGAGCTCAGCCGTGTTCCCACGCGCGAGCCCGGGATGACCCCCTACGAGATCCTGCTCTCGGAGTCCCAGGAGCGAATGCTGCTGGTGGCGAAGAAGGGGACCGAAGACGAGGTCAAACGGATCTTCGACAAGTGGGACCTGGACGCCGTGGTGATCGGCTCGGTGACCGACGACCAGTTGTTTCGCGCTTTCTTCAACGGAACCGAGGTGGCGCGCATCCCCGTGAGCGCGCTCACCCGGGACGCTCCCGTCTACCGGCGGCCGGCGCAGCGCCCCAAGGGCCAGGACGAGCTCCAGCAGCTCGACCTCGCGGCGATCGAGGAACCCAGGGACCTCGGAGCGACGCTCAAGCTCCTTCTCGGCTCCCCTAACCTGGCTTCGAAAGAGTGGGTCTACCGGCAGTACGACCACTTCGTGCGGAGCAACACCGTGATCGCACCGGGAGCCGACGCCGCGGTGATCCGCATCAAGGGAACGCGTAAAGGGATCGCGCTCACGGTCGACGGCAACGGCCGCTACTGCTTTCTCGATCCGTACGTCGGCGGAGCGCTCGCGGTCGCCGAGGCGGCACGCAACCTCGCCTGCGTGGGGGCGCGGCCCATCGGCCTCACGGACTGTCTGAACTTCGGCAGCCCGGAAAACCCCGCCGTGATGTGGCAGTTCGCGGAGGTGATCCGCGGCATGCGCGACGCCTGCATCGCGCTCGACATCCCGGTTGTGAGCGGCAACGTTAGCTTCTATAATGAAACCGACGGAATCCCCATTTATCCAACGCCCACGGTGGGCATGGTCGGCCTTCTGTCCGAGGTGACCCGGGCGGTCACGCCGTGGTTCAAGGGGGCGGGCGACACGGTGGTGCTGCTCGGGAGGACCCGCGAGGAGCTCGGCGGCAGCGAATACCTCAAGGTCGCCCACGGTATGACCCGGGGAACTCCGCCGTGGATCGATTTCAAGTTCGAGCGCGCGGTCCACGAGTGCTGCGTGGAAGCGATCGAAAGAGGAATCCTTCGATCGGCGCACGACATTTCCGACGGCGGGTTGGCCGTAGCGCTCGCGGAATGCTGCATCGCCGGTCCGGGAAAGGCGCTGGGGGCGCGGATCGACATGCGGGAGATGATGCGCGGGGACGCGTTGCTTTTCAGCGAGTCTCAGGCACGGATCATCGTCTCGCTGCAGGAGCGGGATCTCCCGCAGCTCCAGGACATCGCTTCGCGCTTGAACGTGCCGCTGCAGGTTCTCGGGGTCGTGGGCGGGGCGCGACTGGCGATCCAGCCGCTGCTGCAGCTCCCGGTGGACGAGCTGCGGGCGGTCTGGGCGAACGGGCTGGCGGGCCGGCTCAAATGA
- a CDS encoding hydantoinase B/oxoprolinase family protein gives CWSQAREIYQEGLHLPPVKYASRYRTSRDLDAVIAANSRTPELVVGDLRGQVGAARLGERRFQELMDRYGKETVLTSTALLADYTESRVRRAIASWPDGESEGETFVDHDGIELSKPIRIHVRAVKSGDRLHFDFSGCSDQTQGPANIRPPLVRAACAYCLVALVDPFLPINQGLARVVEASFRPGSVLDPRFPAAVNTYMPTALAAAEAVLEALAAFAPEKRIAGGSGSAALVLGGRVPGRERAYVHYEIFSGGTGARRGKDGVSATAFHLSNCKTAPVEIIESEFPTRVERFEILRDSGGAGCWRGGLGFVREYRILAEEARFSMRTDKHAIAPGGAEGGHRGGLGACIVNPGTAEARILPSRFGDQRLRYGDLLRIERPGGGGLGDPFHRPAEFVLADVREGYVSPECAREQYGVAVFLRDGDPVLDEDGTRALRGENRKK, from the coding sequence TGCTGGAGCCAGGCCCGCGAGATTTACCAGGAGGGGTTGCATCTGCCGCCGGTGAAGTACGCATCGCGGTACCGGACGAGCCGGGATCTGGACGCGGTGATTGCGGCGAACAGCCGCACGCCGGAGCTGGTGGTGGGGGACCTGCGCGGTCAGGTGGGTGCGGCGCGTCTGGGGGAGAGGCGCTTCCAGGAGCTGATGGACCGCTACGGCAAGGAAACCGTCCTGACCTCGACGGCTCTGCTGGCGGACTATACCGAAAGCCGCGTCCGGCGGGCGATCGCTTCCTGGCCCGACGGCGAGTCGGAGGGCGAAACTTTCGTCGACCACGACGGCATCGAGCTCTCCAAACCGATCAGGATCCATGTCCGCGCCGTCAAGTCCGGAGACAGGCTCCACTTCGACTTCAGCGGCTGCAGCGACCAGACTCAGGGGCCGGCGAACATCCGGCCGCCTCTCGTGCGCGCCGCCTGTGCCTACTGCCTCGTTGCCCTGGTCGACCCTTTCCTGCCGATCAATCAGGGTCTGGCGAGGGTCGTCGAGGCCTCGTTTCGTCCGGGGAGCGTCCTCGACCCCCGGTTCCCCGCCGCGGTCAACACCTACATGCCCACGGCGCTGGCAGCGGCCGAGGCGGTCCTCGAGGCTCTGGCGGCATTCGCTCCCGAGAAGCGGATCGCCGGCGGCTCCGGCAGCGCGGCGCTGGTGCTCGGCGGGCGCGTCCCGGGGCGGGAACGGGCCTACGTCCACTACGAGATCTTCAGCGGTGGCACCGGAGCCCGCCGAGGCAAGGACGGGGTTTCGGCCACCGCCTTCCACCTGAGCAACTGCAAGACCGCGCCGGTGGAAATCATCGAGTCGGAATTTCCTACGCGCGTCGAGCGCTTCGAGATCCTCCGCGACTCGGGCGGCGCCGGCTGCTGGCGGGGGGGCCTGGGCTTCGTCCGAGAGTATCGCATCCTCGCCGAGGAAGCGCGCTTCTCGATGCGCACCGACAAGCACGCAATTGCGCCCGGGGGCGCCGAAGGGGGACACCGCGGCGGGCTCGGTGCCTGCATCGTGAATCCGGGAACGGCGGAGGCCAGAATTCTACCTTCGCGGTTCGGCGACCAGCGGCTGCGGTATGGCGATCTGTTGAGGATCGAGAGGCCCGGAGGCGGCGGCCTGGGAGACCCGTTCCACCGGCCCGCCGAATTCGTGCTGGCGGACGTGCGCGAGGGATACGTGTCGCCGGAGTGCGCCCGGGAGCAGTACGGAGTCGCCGTATTTCTCCGAGACGGCGACCCGGTCCTGGACGAGGATGGCACCCGGGCTCTCAGAGGAGAAAATCGAAAAAAATAG
- the purS gene encoding phosphoribosylformylglycinamidine synthase subunit PurS translates to MRVKIFVSLKEGVLDPQGKAIERSLHALGHGGVQSVRTGKYLEIDLQAASREAAEASVREMCSQLLANPVIEDYRFEIQE, encoded by the coding sequence ATGCGGGTCAAGATTTTCGTATCGCTGAAAGAGGGCGTCCTGGATCCCCAGGGCAAGGCGATCGAGCGGTCGCTGCACGCGCTCGGCCACGGCGGAGTCCAGAGCGTTCGTACGGGCAAGTATCTGGAGATCGACCTGCAGGCGGCTTCGCGCGAGGCCGCGGAGGCGAGCGTGCGGGAGATGTGCTCTCAGCTTCTGGCCAACCCGGTGATCGAGGACTACCGCTTCGAGATTCAGGAGTGA
- the purQ gene encoding phosphoribosylformylglycinamidine synthase subunit PurQ — protein MRWGVVVFPGSCDEQDVFDALKRDLGQKVKLLWHKDELSGHFDCLVLPGGFSYGDYLRCGAMARFSPIMRGVVKFAEGGGLVLGICNGFQILCESGLLPGALIRNAGLQFVCREVWVRVEENDTPFTCETQPGQLLKMPVKHGEGCYYADPATLESLYRNRQVLLRYVDAKGRTTPAANPNGSIDHIAGICNAGRNVFGLMPHPEDACDPILGSEDGRRIFESIAAACARRSPADARAPGVA, from the coding sequence ATGCGTTGGGGGGTCGTTGTTTTTCCGGGCTCCTGTGACGAGCAGGATGTGTTCGACGCGCTGAAGCGCGACCTCGGCCAGAAGGTGAAGCTCCTCTGGCACAAGGACGAGCTTTCAGGCCATTTCGACTGCCTGGTGCTTCCCGGGGGGTTCTCCTACGGGGACTACCTGCGCTGCGGCGCCATGGCGCGCTTCTCGCCGATCATGCGCGGCGTGGTGAAATTCGCCGAAGGCGGCGGGCTGGTGCTCGGCATCTGCAACGGTTTCCAGATCCTTTGCGAGTCGGGTCTCCTGCCCGGGGCCCTGATCCGGAACGCGGGGCTTCAGTTCGTCTGCCGGGAGGTGTGGGTGCGGGTGGAAGAGAACGACACGCCTTTTACCTGCGAGACCCAGCCGGGGCAGCTTCTCAAGATGCCGGTCAAGCACGGCGAGGGCTGCTACTACGCCGATCCCGCCACGCTCGAGAGCCTGTACCGGAACCGCCAGGTCCTGCTCCGCTATGTCGATGCCAAGGGCAGGACCACTCCCGCGGCCAATCCCAACGGCTCGATCGACCACATCGCGGGCATCTGCAATGCCGGCCGGAACGTCTTCGGCCTGATGCCTCATCCGGAAGACGCCTGCGACCCCATCCTGGGCAGCGAGGACGGGCGCAGGATCTTCGAATCCATCGCCGCCGCCTGCGCGCGCAGAAGCCCCGCGGACGCCCGGGCGCCGGGGGTGGCATGA